The segment TGGAAACGACCGGGCGAGCCAGGAGGAACTCGAGAGGGTTTCACGAATCGCCCAGATCTATGAGGAGATAATGGCATTTCCCGAAGGTTTCGATACTATGGTGGGTGAGAGGGGAGTTACTTTGAGCGGTGGTCAGAAACAGCGGATCGCCCTCGCCCGCGCCCTGCTTCTCAATCGTCCGATCCTTATTCTCGACGATGCCGTCTCTTCGGTCGATGCGGAGACCGAGTTGAAGATTCTTGAAGCGATAAAACATGAATTAAAGAAGCGGACTGCGATCGTCATTTCGCATCGCGTGTTCGCCCTCCAGGACGCCGATAGAATCGTGGTGCTTGATAAAGGCAGGATATGTGAACAGGGGACTCATCAGGAATTGATAAGCGCCGGAGGTATGTATAGTGAGATATTCAAGCGCCAGCAGCTTGAGATGAGGTTGAAGAAGATATGATGCACCATCACCATTACGGCGAAGCAGAAGTCGGTAAAGTTTTTGATTGGAAGATTGTCACGAGGCTCTTCAAGTTGATGAGGCCTTATTTAAAATATCTGCTCGCCGCGACGTTCTTTTTGATAATCGCCGCCGGTGTTGAGATGTCATATCCTTATATAACCAAGATTGCGATCGACGATTACATAATCAAAAACGGCAGAAAGGTGACTGGTGTGCACGGACAGTCGGGTTTTATAAAAATCGACGACGATTCATACTTCGCGAGTCAGAAAGACCTGGAAAGAGTGGATATGGGGGTGCTGCGCAGATGGGAGAAGGAAAAACGGGTAAGCAGTGAGAGATATTACTACACTTTTGTCGACCGGCTCGATGAAAAGGCGGTTTCAGTCGTCGCTTCTCATCCGGAGTTGTTCGAGCAATACGACAGTCTTATCATTATATCATACAGTGATTTAAAGAAATTGAAGCATTCAGAGGCGTCCCTTGTCAGGAAGAACGATTTTTCCGGGGTGGTGAGGATTGTCCTTATCTTTCTCGTCATCGTGCTCTTCGGAGGAATCGCAAATTACAGTCAGATATACCTGTCTCAGCTTGCCGGCCAGTTCTTTATGCATTCGTTGCGGGTGAAGATATTCAAGAAACTGCAGAGCCTGGACCTCAGGTTCTTCGACCGTAATCCCGTGGGCAGGCTTGTGACACGTGCGACCAATGATGTCCAGGCGGTAAACGAGGCGTTCACCCAGATCTTCGCCCGACTCTTAAAGGATTTTCTGCTTCTCGTCGGCATTGTGGCGATTATGCTCTCGATGAACCTACGGCTTGCCCTCATAGCATTCACGGTCATTCCTTTCCTTTTGTTGATTACTTTTTATTTCCGCCTCAGGGCACGTTCGATCTATCGGAAGGTGAGGGTCAAGCTCGCCCGGTTGAACGCCGCACTTCAGGAAAATCTATCGGGTATCAGAATAATCAAGATATTCAATAAGGAAAAAGATAATTTGAGAAGATTCGATGAGATAAATGAAGACTATCTGAAGATAAATTTAAAACAGGTTTTATTGATGTCGTACTTCAGGCCGGTTATTGAAATCATCAGTTCTTTAGGCATCGGCATCGTGCTTTACTATGGAGGCGGCCAGGTGATCGCCGGTAAAATTTCTTTG is part of the candidate division WOR-3 bacterium genome and harbors:
- a CDS encoding ABC transporter ATP-binding protein — encoded protein: MMHHHHYGEAEVGKVFDWKIVTRLFKLMRPYLKYLLAATFFLIIAAGVEMSYPYITKIAIDDYIIKNGRKVTGVHGQSGFIKIDDDSYFASQKDLERVDMGVLRRWEKEKRVSSERYYYTFVDRLDEKAVSVVASHPELFEQYDSLIIISYSDLKKLKHSEASLVRKNDFSGVVRIVLIFLVIVLFGGIANYSQIYLSQLAGQFFMHSLRVKIFKKLQSLDLRFFDRNPVGRLVTRATNDVQAVNEAFTQIFARLLKDFLLLVGIVAIMLSMNLRLALIAFTVIPFLLLITFYFRLRARSIYRKVRVKLARLNAALQENLSGIRIIKIFNKEKDNLRRFDEINEDYLKINLKQVLLMSYFRPVIEIISSLGIGIVLYYGGGQVIAGKISLGILVAFISYVEMFFRPIRQLTESYTLLQSAMASSERIFLLLDEESRIKSAQNPVELKKLRGEIEFKNVWFKYDKEWVLKDVSFKVLPGEHVAIVGSTGAGKTSIINLISRLYEINKGSILIDGIDIKKIDLAPLRSRIGVVPQDVSLFA